One Parasphingorhabdus cellanae genomic region harbors:
- the serS gene encoding serine--tRNA ligase, which yields MHDLKYIRENAADFDAALARRGVEPVAATILALDEENRSLATRLQEGQARRNEASKAIGKAKGQGDEETAQALMAEVSELKASLPELEDQARAAAEKLQNLVAALPNLPSAEAPDGADEEDNVEIKRWGTPRDFDFTPREHSDIGPALGLDFETAARMSGARFAFLRGQMARLQRAIGQYMLDKQTTENGYTECAPPLLVREEAVFGTGQLPKFAEDLFQTTDGRWLIPTSETSLANSVREQILDGAHLPQRITALTPCFRSEAGSAGRDTKGYIRQHQFEKVEMVTVAQPDQDEAEFQHMLASAESILEALELPYRNLMLCAGDLGATVRKTIDLEVWLPGQGAYREISSVSTCGEYQARRMNARYRPEGETKGTQFVHTLNGSGLAVGRTLVAVLENYQQEDGSVTIPEALKPYMGGMEKLEVATI from the coding sequence ATGCATGATCTAAAATATATCAGAGAAAACGCGGCCGATTTTGATGCCGCATTGGCGCGGCGCGGTGTGGAACCAGTGGCGGCGACCATTTTGGCGCTCGACGAGGAAAACCGCAGTCTCGCGACCCGACTTCAGGAAGGCCAGGCGCGGCGCAACGAGGCATCCAAAGCGATTGGCAAGGCCAAGGGGCAGGGCGACGAGGAAACCGCGCAGGCGCTGATGGCCGAAGTGTCGGAATTGAAGGCGAGCCTGCCCGAGTTGGAAGACCAGGCGCGCGCAGCGGCGGAGAAGCTTCAAAATCTTGTCGCGGCCTTGCCCAATTTGCCGAGCGCGGAAGCGCCTGATGGTGCGGATGAAGAGGATAATGTCGAGATCAAGCGCTGGGGCACGCCGCGCGATTTTGATTTCACGCCGCGCGAGCACAGCGATATCGGTCCCGCGCTGGGGCTGGATTTTGAAACCGCAGCGCGCATGTCCGGCGCGCGCTTTGCCTTCCTGCGTGGTCAGATGGCGCGGCTGCAACGCGCGATCGGGCAATATATGCTCGACAAACAGACGACGGAAAATGGCTATACCGAATGTGCGCCGCCGCTGCTGGTGCGTGAAGAGGCGGTATTCGGCACCGGGCAGCTGCCCAAATTTGCCGAAGACCTGTTCCAGACGACCGATGGCCGCTGGCTGATCCCGACATCAGAAACCAGCCTGGCCAATAGTGTGCGGGAACAAATTCTTGATGGCGCCCATCTTCCGCAACGGATTACCGCGCTGACCCCCTGTTTCCGCAGTGAAGCAGGGTCGGCTGGTCGTGATACCAAAGGCTATATTCGCCAGCATCAGTTTGAAAAGGTTGAAATGGTCACGGTGGCCCAGCCGGATCAGGATGAGGCCGAGTTTCAGCATATGCTGGCCTCGGCAGAATCGATCCTCGAAGCGTTGGAACTGCCCTATCGTAACCTGATGCTCTGCGCCGGTGATCTGGGCGCGACGGTGCGCAAGACGATCGATCTGGAGGTCTGGTTGCCAGGCCAAGGCGCTTATCGCGAGATTTCCAGCGTCTCGACCTGCGGCGAATATCAGGCACGGCGGATGAATGCGCGCTACCGGCCCGAAGGCGAGACCAAGGGCACGCAATTTGTCCACACGCTCAACGGTTCGGGCCTTGCGGTCGGGCGCACGCTGGTGGCCGTATTAGAAAATTATCAGCAGGAAGACGGGAGTGTAACAATTCCGGAAGCATTGAAGCCTTATATGGGCGGGATGGAAAAACTGGAGGTTGCGACAATTTAA
- a CDS encoding sensor histidine kinase produces the protein MKSIFGIWTAYFMVNALRAMLWGAPHHSHSLIAYLITAVISVTVTWALYRCLILVGDRTARAVLILTIPTIFLAIAIAYLTDLILAFPTPILAHISANHDLPLDMALSHFFDTAFVDYLILVGWGGLYLAMANSRKTQAALIHSRNLERVTRESEMRALRYQLNPHFVFNALNSVSSLIIDNKNSQAEHLVDGLADYMRSVLNDEDGDMITVEQEIAQQVRYLEIEQVRFPKRLSFNVHIDNDVRSWKIPALIIQPLVENAIKHGVARSCQPVSVTISARKDADRLKLVVTNDGGIEIGDAKTDGTGTGLSNIRERLAALYGPAAALLTHSENDEKMVATIIIPDEEQIFRDYCL, from the coding sequence CTTTGGGGAGCGCCACACCATAGCCATTCGCTTATAGCTTATCTGATAACTGCCGTGATTTCAGTGACCGTAACTTGGGCGCTATATCGATGCTTAATTCTAGTTGGCGATCGTACGGCCCGCGCCGTATTGATTTTGACGATACCGACCATATTTCTGGCGATCGCCATCGCCTATTTGACGGATTTGATATTGGCTTTTCCAACTCCGATACTGGCGCATATCAGCGCCAATCACGATCTTCCGTTGGATATGGCACTGTCTCATTTTTTTGACACAGCCTTTGTTGACTATCTGATATTGGTCGGCTGGGGCGGGCTTTATCTGGCGATGGCCAATAGCCGCAAGACACAGGCGGCTTTGATTCATAGCCGGAATCTGGAACGCGTGACGCGTGAGAGCGAAATGCGTGCGTTGCGTTATCAGTTAAACCCGCATTTTGTCTTTAACGCTTTAAACTCTGTCAGCAGTCTGATCATCGACAATAAAAACAGTCAGGCGGAACATCTTGTAGACGGCCTGGCGGACTATATGCGTTCTGTCCTCAATGATGAAGACGGCGATATGATTACGGTGGAACAGGAAATCGCCCAGCAAGTCCGCTATCTTGAGATTGAGCAGGTTCGTTTTCCCAAGCGCCTGTCTTTCAATGTGCATATCGATAATGATGTGCGCAGCTGGAAAATTCCGGCATTGATTATTCAACCGCTCGTTGAAAACGCGATCAAACATGGTGTTGCTCGCTCGTGCCAGCCGGTGTCTGTCACTATCTCGGCACGCAAGGACGCTGACCGCCTGAAACTTGTCGTCACCAACGATGGCGGAATTGAGATTGGCGACGCCAAAACCGATGGCACCGGAACGGGGCTCTCCAATATCAGGGAACGATTGGCCGCTCTATATGGACCTGCTGCTGCCTTGCTCACGCATAGTGAAAATGATGAGAAGATGGTGGCGACGATTATCATTCCCGATGAAGAACAGATTTTCCGAGATTATTGTCTATGA
- the surE gene encoding 5'/3'-nucleotidase SurE, with protein MRILLTNDDGFDAPGMKVLLDIAQHFSNDIWIVAPSDENSGAGHSLTITRPLRVRKRGDQQYSVDGTPTDSVMMAVAKIMKDGLPDLILSGVNRGANLGEDVTYSGTASAAMEGALAGIPSIAISQAYARGEMGDDVPFEAALQWGERVLRPLIKQSMDHRTLVNINFPALPASEVKGIRVVSQGIRDYGRMQFISNRDPRGFEYHWLNLGPMVETPAHSTDLEAIADGYVSITPLHLDLTHYESMDRLHKLYET; from the coding sequence ATGCGTATCTTGCTGACCAATGATGATGGATTTGATGCCCCGGGCATGAAGGTCCTGCTCGACATTGCGCAGCATTTTTCCAACGATATCTGGATTGTCGCGCCGTCAGATGAAAATTCGGGCGCTGGTCATTCGTTAACAATTACCCGCCCCTTGCGCGTCCGCAAGCGCGGCGATCAACAATATTCGGTCGATGGCACGCCGACCGACAGCGTGATGATGGCAGTCGCTAAAATCATGAAAGACGGCCTGCCCGACTTGATCCTTTCTGGCGTCAATCGCGGGGCGAACCTTGGTGAAGACGTGACCTATTCGGGGACAGCGTCGGCCGCGATGGAAGGCGCGCTGGCCGGTATTCCGTCCATTGCGATCAGCCAGGCCTATGCGCGCGGCGAAATGGGTGATGACGTGCCCTTTGAGGCGGCTTTGCAATGGGGGGAAAGGGTGCTGCGTCCGCTCATCAAGCAAAGCATGGATCACCGGACCTTGGTCAATATCAACTTTCCGGCCTTGCCCGCGAGTGAAGTCAAAGGCATCCGCGTGGTATCGCAGGGTATCCGCGACTATGGCCGCATGCAATTTATCAGCAATCGCGACCCGCGCGGCTTCGAATATCATTGGCTGAACCTTGGACCAATGGTCGAAACGCCTGCGCACAGCACCGACCTCGAAGCGATTGCCGACGGTTACGTGTCGATCACGCCGCTGCATCTGGATCTCACGCACTATGAATCGATGGATAGGTTGCACAAGCTTTACGAAACATAG
- a CDS encoding CaiB/BaiF CoA transferase family protein produces MAGPLAGINIIEFAGIGPGPFCGMMLADQGATVTVLHRPGGAPDGRLSLSRSRNLVEVDLKSDAGIRKARDLVKEADGLIEGFRPGVMERLGLGPDVLLQDNPKLVYGRMTGWGQYGPLAHAAGHDINYISISGALHAFGRAGDKPTPPINMVGDFGGGGMMLALGMVSALLHAKTGGEGQVVDCAMTDGSAALMAMIFDFHNVGQWRDERGVNLLDTGAHFYDSYETADGKYISIGSIEPQFYAQLRKVAGLEEDADFDPQMNPKSWGPLKEKLTALFLSKSRDEWCALMEGTDICFAPVLSLAEAKKHPHNVERETFVDVGGHLQPAPAPRYSVTISDKPKPPS; encoded by the coding sequence ATGGCTGGGCCACTAGCTGGAATCAATATTATCGAATTTGCAGGCATTGGGCCCGGACCTTTTTGCGGCATGATGCTTGCCGACCAAGGGGCTACGGTTACGGTTCTGCACCGGCCCGGCGGTGCACCTGATGGCCGTCTCTCACTATCCCGCTCGCGCAATCTTGTCGAAGTGGATCTCAAATCCGACGCCGGTATTCGAAAAGCGCGCGACCTGGTCAAAGAGGCTGATGGGTTGATCGAGGGCTTTCGTCCCGGTGTCATGGAAAGGCTCGGCCTTGGACCGGATGTCCTATTACAGGATAATCCCAAGCTGGTTTACGGACGGATGACCGGATGGGGACAATATGGGCCGCTCGCCCATGCGGCCGGACATGATATAAATTATATCTCTATCTCCGGCGCATTGCATGCCTTTGGCCGCGCTGGAGACAAGCCGACCCCGCCGATCAATATGGTCGGGGACTTCGGCGGTGGTGGCATGATGCTGGCACTGGGCATGGTATCGGCCCTGCTGCACGCCAAAACCGGCGGCGAGGGACAGGTCGTCGATTGCGCGATGACAGACGGTTCAGCCGCTTTGATGGCGATGATTTTTGACTTTCATAACGTCGGCCAATGGCGCGATGAACGCGGCGTCAATCTGCTTGATACCGGTGCACATTTTTATGACAGTTACGAAACGGCCGATGGGAAATATATCTCCATCGGATCGATTGAACCGCAATTCTATGCACAGTTACGCAAGGTCGCGGGATTGGAAGAGGATGCAGATTTTGACCCTCAGATGAACCCGAAATCCTGGGGCCCATTGAAGGAGAAACTGACCGCCTTGTTCCTGTCAAAATCCCGAGATGAATGGTGTGCGCTAATGGAGGGCACGGATATCTGCTTTGCCCCGGTTCTGTCGCTGGCAGAAGCCAAAAAGCATCCACATAATGTTGAGCGGGAGACGTTTGTTGATGTTGGCGGACATCTGCAACCAGCGCCCGCGCCGCGCTATTCCGTCACGATATCAGACAAGCCCAAACCGCCAAGCTGA
- the dksA gene encoding RNA polymerase-binding protein DksA encodes MVLESGYKPSADEEFMNDRQLAYFKRALEQWKLDIIEESKETLAHLQDGPIQEADLNDRASSETDWGLELRTRDRQRKLTSKIDSALRRIEEGEYGYCQVTGEPISLERLEARPIATMSVEAQEAHERNEKISRDQ; translated from the coding sequence ATCGTGCTCGAAAGCGGTTATAAACCCAGTGCAGACGAAGAATTTATGAATGACCGGCAGCTGGCCTATTTCAAGCGTGCTCTGGAACAGTGGAAGCTCGATATCATCGAGGAATCCAAGGAAACCCTGGCTCATCTGCAGGACGGACCCATTCAAGAAGCCGACCTGAATGATCGTGCGTCCAGCGAAACCGATTGGGGTCTCGAACTGCGCACCCGCGACCGGCAACGCAAACTGACATCGAAAATCGATTCTGCACTGCGGCGGATCGAAGAAGGCGAATATGGTTATTGTCAGGTTACCGGCGAGCCAATTTCGCTCGAACGGCTCGAAGCAAGGCCTATTGCAACGATGAGCGTGGAGGCGCAGGAAGCCCATGAACGCAACGAGAAAATCTCTCGCGATCAATAG
- a CDS encoding PilZ domain-containing protein → MKEPFDDNLGKNAQTSGLPKRELDRDSLFLKAVLRFVDGDDCGEVRIRNLSAGGLMAEAPVIAKRGDKVELELRNIGRVTGYIAWVAQGRLGIAFDHPIDPKLARKPVGQSKVELPRYLKQHNAKRQPLAHGQRPR, encoded by the coding sequence ATGAAAGAACCTTTTGACGATAATCTGGGAAAAAATGCCCAGACGAGCGGCCTGCCGAAACGCGAGCTTGATCGTGATAGCCTCTTTCTCAAAGCTGTTTTGCGTTTTGTCGATGGCGATGATTGCGGCGAAGTACGGATTCGCAATCTTTCCGCTGGCGGCTTGATGGCGGAAGCTCCGGTCATTGCCAAGCGCGGTGATAAAGTCGAGCTGGAATTGCGCAATATCGGACGCGTTACAGGGTATATTGCTTGGGTTGCGCAGGGCCGCCTGGGTATTGCATTTGATCACCCCATTGATCCAAAACTGGCACGGAAACCCGTCGGACAATCCAAGGTGGAACTGCCCCGCTATTTGAAACAGCACAACGCCAAACGCCAGCCATTAGCCCATGGGCAGCGTCCGCGCTAA
- a CDS encoding esterase/lipase family protein, with product MTNANVIPMPSGLRPPNRLAQFSELALPLDFIGFGLQWPRLVTAPKGDGRPIFLIPGYGGSELSMNPLKGFLSRLNYDVFDWGLGRNQGSVDRDIERFTAVAKDQYDANDRQPLTLIGWSLGGIIAREVARLSPDMVREVITMGTPIIGGPKYTTPGQRYAKSAQINLDRFEEEVHARNSLGFSQPLTVLYSNRDGIVGPDIAKDIYNPQARNIRVDGGHLGLGFNPKVWRIIADTLAGNMK from the coding sequence ATGACCAATGCCAATGTGATACCGATGCCAAGCGGCCTGCGTCCACCGAACCGGTTGGCCCAATTTAGCGAGCTGGCCCTGCCGCTGGACTTTATCGGTTTTGGTCTGCAATGGCCGCGCCTTGTCACGGCCCCCAAAGGAGACGGCCGGCCGATTTTCCTGATTCCCGGCTATGGCGGCAGCGAATTGTCGATGAACCCGCTAAAAGGCTTTCTGAGCCGCCTCAACTACGATGTTTTTGATTGGGGCCTGGGCCGGAATCAAGGCTCTGTAGATCGCGATATCGAACGGTTTACTGCCGTTGCAAAAGATCAATATGATGCCAATGATCGGCAACCGCTGACCTTGATCGGATGGTCACTGGGCGGCATTATCGCCCGCGAAGTCGCGCGGCTGTCACCCGATATGGTCCGTGAGGTGATTACCATGGGCACGCCGATTATTGGTGGTCCGAAATATACGACGCCCGGCCAACGCTATGCCAAATCGGCGCAGATCAATCTCGACCGGTTTGAAGAAGAGGTTCACGCGCGCAACAGCCTTGGTTTCAGCCAGCCGCTCACGGTGCTCTATTCCAACCGCGACGGGATTGTCGGACCAGATATCGCCAAGGATATCTATAACCCACAGGCGCGCAATATTCGCGTGGACGGCGGGCATCTCGGCCTTGGCTTCAACCCCAAGGTCTGGCGGATCATTGCCGATACATTGGCGGGAAACATGAAATAG
- a CDS encoding potassium channel family protein, which produces MSRRYSRNISDYLTLRRQSSMPVWVDIAWRVLFVFGLIAAAVAVHWFDRNGLQDSYDGDVSFLDVIYFTMISITTTGYGDIAPVTERARMFDALLVTPIRIFVVLIFLGTAYNFVFKRTWDNWRMKIIQNNLHDHIVIAGFGTSGKEAVQELIARGTNPEEIVVVDPFDDALAQAEKLGCAVINGDATRDVTLMNVKISRARSMIVSAGRDDTSILIVLTARHLAYHLPISVSVRASDNEMLARQAGATTVINPVSFAGLLLAGSCEGAKISDYLSDLASATGRVKLVQRPVEEDEVGMAMKDIVKEGLGVRIYRDNNMYGFWEDEASELEAGDIIVEIMPGNGADKEGADADAD; this is translated from the coding sequence ATGTCCAGGCGCTATTCCCGCAATATTTCCGATTATCTGACGCTGCGGCGGCAATCGAGCATGCCCGTCTGGGTGGATATTGCATGGCGGGTGCTGTTTGTCTTTGGCCTGATCGCCGCGGCTGTTGCCGTGCACTGGTTCGATCGCAATGGTCTGCAGGACAGCTATGACGGGGATGTCAGCTTTCTGGATGTGATCTATTTCACGATGATTTCGATCACTACCACCGGATATGGCGACATCGCCCCGGTAACCGAACGTGCGCGGATGTTCGATGCTTTGCTCGTGACTCCCATTCGCATCTTCGTTGTGCTTATATTTCTTGGCACAGCCTATAATTTTGTATTCAAAAGAACCTGGGACAATTGGCGTATGAAAATCATCCAGAATAATCTGCACGACCATATTGTGATCGCCGGTTTCGGGACCAGCGGCAAGGAAGCGGTGCAGGAATTGATCGCACGGGGTACAAATCCCGAAGAAATCGTCGTTGTTGACCCGTTTGACGACGCACTGGCGCAGGCGGAAAAGCTGGGCTGTGCAGTCATTAATGGCGACGCGACACGTGATGTGACGTTAATGAACGTCAAGATTTCGCGGGCGCGATCAATGATCGTGTCGGCAGGCCGCGATGATACCAGCATCCTGATCGTGTTGACCGCCCGCCACCTTGCCTATCATCTGCCGATCAGCGTATCGGTGCGCGCGTCGGATAATGAAATGCTCGCACGGCAAGCGGGCGCGACGACCGTGATCAACCCGGTCAGTTTTGCAGGATTGCTGCTCGCGGGTAGCTGTGAGGGCGCCAAGATATCTGACTATCTCAGCGATTTGGCCTCTGCCACTGGCCGCGTGAAGCTGGTCCAACGCCCGGTCGAGGAAGACGAGGTTGGAATGGCGATGAAAGATATCGTCAAAGAAGGATTGGGCGTTCGTATCTATCGTGACAATAACATGTACGGCTTTTGGGAAGACGAGGCGTCAGAGCTGGAAGCGGGCGATATCATTGTTGAAATCATGCCCGGCAATGGCGCTGATAAAGAAGGCGCTGACGCTGACGCTGATTAG
- a CDS encoding M23 family metallopeptidase, whose translation MRNFIICCLLFTVSACIPAGRDYGLPQNAAAEPPAPMLETDASIFGKSPADAPPPTWTAQRVTPNAMVIGDSIYTVKPGDTLRAIANETGASAQIIATTNGLMAPYVIQPGQQLTITGGRYHWVNDGETGIAIARAYGVPWRDVVALNELEEPFVLRVGEKLLLPSATPVDPQQMSIEQRAAAFDLDIDDIVTGSQPALAEASAAEEPSDWRKAIAPVKKPAAIAAPTGSSSRFNWPVDGKLLSRFGSKGGGKVNDGLNIAVAKGTPIRAAADGVVAYSGDEIDVFGGLILLNHGDGWVTAYGHADKLNVTRGQKIKAGDIIGLAGDSGYVQEPQLHFEIRKDRKPVNPVSHLPKRT comes from the coding sequence ATGCGTAACTTTATCATTTGTTGTCTGCTATTCACTGTATCGGCCTGCATTCCGGCCGGCCGTGATTATGGCTTGCCGCAAAATGCAGCGGCGGAGCCTCCGGCACCGATGCTGGAAACCGATGCTTCCATATTTGGAAAAAGCCCGGCGGACGCGCCGCCGCCAACCTGGACGGCCCAGCGGGTCACACCCAATGCCATGGTGATTGGTGACAGCATTTATACCGTGAAACCGGGCGACACGCTGCGCGCTATTGCCAATGAAACCGGGGCCAGCGCTCAAATCATTGCCACCACCAATGGCCTGATGGCACCCTATGTGATTCAGCCGGGGCAACAGCTGACCATCACCGGTGGCCGCTATCATTGGGTCAATGACGGAGAAACCGGCATCGCGATTGCGCGCGCTTATGGTGTGCCGTGGCGAGATGTGGTCGCGCTGAACGAGCTGGAAGAACCGTTTGTCTTGCGGGTCGGAGAGAAATTACTATTGCCATCGGCGACACCGGTAGATCCGCAGCAAATGAGCATCGAGCAGCGCGCGGCGGCTTTTGATCTGGATATCGACGACATTGTTACCGGCAGTCAGCCAGCGCTCGCAGAGGCTTCCGCCGCTGAAGAACCCTCTGATTGGCGCAAAGCCATTGCGCCGGTGAAAAAACCGGCCGCGATTGCCGCACCGACCGGATCGTCTAGCCGCTTTAATTGGCCGGTGGATGGCAAGCTGCTCTCTCGTTTTGGCAGCAAGGGTGGCGGTAAAGTCAACGACGGGCTGAATATCGCCGTCGCCAAGGGCACGCCCATTCGCGCCGCTGCCGATGGCGTGGTGGCCTATAGCGGCGATGAAATCGATGTTTTTGGCGGTTTGATCCTGCTCAATCACGGTGATGGCTGGGTCACCGCTTACGGTCATGCGGACAAACTCAATGTTACGCGTGGACAAAAGATCAAGGCTGGTGATATCATCGGCCTGGCTGGAGACAGCGGCTATGTACAGGAACCGCAATTGCATTTTGAAATTCGTAAAGATCGAAAACCGGTAAACCCCGTCTCCCATCTGCCGAAGCGGACCTGA
- a CDS encoding LytR/AlgR family response regulator transcription factor, translating to MTSDQKLDILIVDDEPLARGRIKSLCNRMTNINRIDMASGGREALDIISENCPAILLLDIDMPDLSGMDVAKRCQQLATAPEIIFTTAHDRYAVEAFRYDAADYLLKPVKEELLREAVSRVQQRRQTDQTGLQPTGDRRLWVQDGDSAVQISSADIGWIEADRDYMRLCLPDRSYLVHEAMQSLLKRLPPGLFVRIHRSAAVNRNYVRDIRRKGRRKYLVMQNGTELTIGPSFVKSAMSALGN from the coding sequence ATGACATCAGACCAAAAGCTCGACATATTGATTGTCGATGATGAACCCTTGGCACGCGGCCGCATAAAATCCCTGTGTAACAGGATGACCAACATCAATCGCATAGATATGGCGAGCGGCGGTCGCGAAGCGCTGGACATAATATCGGAAAACTGCCCCGCAATATTGCTGCTCGATATCGATATGCCAGATCTTTCCGGTATGGATGTTGCGAAACGATGTCAGCAACTGGCAACCGCACCAGAGATTATTTTCACCACCGCTCATGACCGCTATGCGGTTGAAGCGTTTCGCTATGACGCCGCAGATTATCTTCTGAAACCGGTCAAGGAAGAGTTGCTCAGAGAAGCTGTCAGCCGCGTGCAGCAAAGGCGACAAACCGATCAAACTGGCTTGCAACCGACCGGTGATCGGCGGCTTTGGGTTCAGGACGGCGATAGTGCCGTACAGATTAGCAGCGCTGATATCGGATGGATTGAGGCAGATCGCGATTATATGCGGCTATGTTTGCCAGATCGCAGCTATTTGGTGCACGAAGCAATGCAATCGCTATTGAAACGGCTACCTCCCGGTTTGTTTGTTCGGATTCATCGCTCGGCTGCGGTAAACCGGAATTATGTGCGCGATATTCGCCGCAAAGGGCGCCGCAAATATCTGGTAATGCAAAACGGAACAGAGCTCACGATCGGGCCAAGCTTTGTCAAAAGCGCAATGAGCGCGCTGGGCAATTAG